One Deferribacterota bacterium DNA segment encodes these proteins:
- a CDS encoding ROK family protein: MLFSSFFNIFLLKILKEYSISSDIMDKNYGLCLDAGGTSIKAAIIDNSGNLYDSTFKCFNINTNAPKEEVINTFINIINYYSAIINENNLKIKGIGIGICGPFDYKKGICLIPPKLHKYKHLYGINLKEILISRLGIENIVFENDAFAFLWGETWKGQARKYNRVIGLTLGTGLGSAFYVNGEIVVSGKGVPPDGWVGGLSYKDGIVEDYIARRWILSKYRELSNNKDKETIDVVDIAKLAYEGDKINIAIFSEMGERLGEVISPFAEAFQAECIVFGGQISNALPLFIKPFREQLKEIGSIKNIYKTVDTSKSALYGMARLIFR; the protein is encoded by the coding sequence ATGTTATTTAGTAGCTTTTTTAATATTTTTCTTTTAAAAATATTAAAAGAATATAGTATAAGTTCTGATATAATGGATAAAAATTATGGATTATGTTTAGATGCTGGTGGCACCTCAATTAAAGCAGCAATTATTGATAATAGTGGGAATTTATATGATTCAACATTTAAATGTTTTAATATAAACACTAATGCTCCAAAAGAAGAAGTTATAAATACATTTATTAATATAATAAATTATTATAGTGCAATTATTAATGAGAATAATCTCAAAATAAAAGGTATAGGTATTGGTATATGTGGACCCTTTGATTATAAAAAAGGTATATGTTTAATCCCGCCTAAGCTACATAAGTATAAGCACTTGTATGGTATTAATCTCAAAGAGATATTAATCTCTAGATTAGGTATTGAGAATATAGTATTTGAAAATGATGCTTTTGCATTTTTGTGGGGTGAAACATGGAAAGGACAGGCAAGAAAATATAACAGAGTAATTGGGTTAACTTTGGGCACTGGTTTGGGTTCTGCATTTTATGTAAACGGTGAAATTGTGGTTAGCGGCAAAGGTGTTCCACCTGATGGGTGGGTAGGAGGCTTATCATATAAAGATGGTATTGTAGAAGATTATATAGCAAGAAGGTGGATTTTATCAAAATATAGGGAATTATCAAATAACAAGGACAAGGAAACAATAGATGTTGTTGATATTGCTAAACTTGCTTATGAAGGTGATAAAATAAATATAGCTATATTTAGTGAGATGGGGGAAAGGCTAGGAGAGGTCATTTCACCATTTGCAGAAGCTTTTCAGGCTGAATGTATTGTTTTTGGGGGCCAAATTTCAAATGCTTTACCTCTTTTTATAAAGCCATTTAGAGAGCAATTAAAAGAAATAGGTTCTATAAAGAATATTTATAAAACAGTAGATACAAGTAAGAGCGCACTATATGGAATGGCTCGATTAATATTTAGGTAA
- a CDS encoding aldo/keto reductase — MKYRQLGKSGLLVSELCFGTMSFGAQGYWEKIGGLDQASAKRLVDIALDGGINFFDTADVYSYGQSEEILGKALKGKRNNIILATKVRGRMSNEINDVGLSRRHIIQSCENSLKRLGTDFIDLYIVHSYDFMTPLEETLSALNDLVHQGKIRYLGCSNFFAWQLMKALSISEKHHWEKFISLQAYYSLVARDVEYELLPLCEDQGLGLTPWSPLAGGFLTGKYPRGSQGPKDARRSKEEQNFLQLDEEVAYAILDEVEHIAKIHGASAAQVSLNYLLNKPSVSSVIIGATKPEQLMDNLKTVEWNLSAEEVARLDRVSALPRLYPKWMLDFTRLDRDNPNMLL, encoded by the coding sequence ATGAAGTATCGCCAATTAGGTAAATCTGGATTACTTGTCTCTGAACTTTGTTTTGGCACTATGAGTTTTGGAGCCCAGGGATATTGGGAAAAGATTGGTGGACTTGATCAAGCATCGGCAAAACGACTCGTAGATATTGCATTAGATGGTGGTATAAATTTTTTTGATACTGCTGATGTTTATTCATATGGTCAGTCAGAAGAAATACTCGGCAAAGCGCTAAAAGGCAAACGTAACAACATCATATTAGCAACAAAAGTGCGCGGTCGTATGAGTAATGAAATTAATGATGTTGGCTTAAGCCGTCGTCACATAATCCAAAGTTGTGAGAATAGCTTAAAACGCCTTGGCACTGATTTCATTGACTTATATATTGTTCATAGCTATGATTTTATGACTCCTTTAGAAGAAACACTCTCTGCGCTCAATGATCTTGTTCACCAGGGAAAAATACGTTATCTTGGTTGTTCCAACTTTTTTGCCTGGCAATTGATGAAAGCCCTGTCAATTTCTGAGAAACATCACTGGGAAAAATTCATATCTTTACAGGCTTATTACTCACTTGTAGCAAGGGATGTAGAATATGAATTATTACCGCTGTGTGAAGATCAAGGCTTAGGATTAACGCCGTGGTCACCTTTAGCGGGTGGTTTTTTGACAGGAAAATATCCACGTGGCTCTCAAGGACCAAAAGACGCCCGTCGTAGCAAAGAAGAACAAAATTTTTTACAACTTGACGAAGAAGTTGCCTATGCTATTCTTGATGAAGTAGAACATATAGCCAAAATTCATGGTGCAAGTGCAGCTCAAGTTTCACTAAACTATCTTTTAAACAAGCCCTCTGTTAGCTCTGTAATTATTGGAGCCACAAAACCAGAACAACTAATGGATAACTTGAAAACAGTGGAATGGAATTTATCAGCCGAAGAAGTTGCTAGGTTAGATAGGGTAAGTGCATTGCCAAGACTTTATCCAAAGTGGATGCTTGATTTTACACGCCTTGATAGGGATAACCCCAATATGTTACTATAA
- a CDS encoding metallophosphoesterase codes for MIFIYGYLEAGNIVIKKVYINSSKINKEVKIAYLSDIHLGITTLEGRVRKLIRQLKNINPDIIILGGDFIDGQHDNIDKYVNLFRDLNIRYGKYAVLGNHEYYAGRLYSEGIIKSAGFVLLNNESAIIKDLNICITGIEDIVSDKAKELNLLKSSYNNKCFNIYLKHKPIVNSKAINYFDLQLSGHTHNGQIFPFGLLEKLHYKYMSGLYKLKNNTFIYVSKGTLTWGPPIRVLAKPEISLININKN; via the coding sequence GTGATTTTTATTTATGGTTATCTTGAGGCAGGTAATATTGTTATAAAAAAAGTATATATCAATTCTAGTAAAATAAATAAGGAAGTAAAAATTGCTTATTTATCTGACATACATTTAGGGATAACAACGCTAGAAGGAAGAGTTCGAAAGCTAATTAGACAATTAAAAAATATTAATCCTGATATAATTATTTTAGGTGGAGATTTTATTGACGGGCAACATGATAATATAGATAAATATGTCAACCTCTTTAGAGATTTAAATATAAGATATGGCAAATATGCCGTATTAGGAAATCATGAATATTATGCAGGAAGGTTATATTCTGAAGGTATAATAAAAAGTGCAGGTTTTGTTCTTTTAAATAATGAGAGTGCTATTATAAAGGATTTAAATATATGTATTACTGGTATAGAAGACATTGTAAGTGACAAAGCTAAAGAATTAAATCTCTTAAAGAGCAGTTATAATAATAAATGTTTTAATATTTATTTGAAACATAAGCCTATTGTAAATTCCAAGGCCATTAATTATTTTGATTTACAACTTTCTGGACATACCCATAATGGACAAATCTTTCCCTTTGGATTACTTGAGAAATTACACTATAAATATATGTCAGGTCTATATAAATTAAAAAATAATACTTTCATCTATGTGTCAAAGGGTACTCTCACGTGGGGACCTCCTATAAGAGTTTTGGCCAAACCGGAAATATCATTGATTAATATCAATAAAAATTAA
- a CDS encoding cupin domain-containing protein, with the protein MQVLSKNIFEQINISNLKEEIIENIVNSDNIRIERIISFGHKSPNGFWYDQDENEFVIVLEGEATLEFDRNTLVSLKKGDYIIIEKHKKHRVISTAKDILTIWLAIFYK; encoded by the coding sequence ATGCAGGTGTTATCAAAAAACATATTTGAGCAAATAAATATTAGTAATTTAAAGGAAGAAATAATTGAAAACATCGTGAATTCAGATAATATAAGAATTGAAAGAATAATATCTTTTGGCCATAAATCGCCAAATGGATTCTGGTATGACCAAGATGAGAATGAATTTGTTATTGTTTTAGAAGGTGAGGCTACCTTAGAATTTGATAGAAATACATTAGTTTCATTGAAAAAAGGTGATTATATAATTATTGAAAAACATAAGAAACATAGGGTAATAAGCACAGCAAAGGATATTTTAACAATATGGCTAGCCATTTTCTATAAATAA
- a CDS encoding diacylglycerol kinase family protein has translation MPLKAEIIINPLSGNYRKNKIDKLIKLIKTKFNDTAISYTNYAKHAELIARNSKADILFVAGGDGLLNEVINGINNKECIVVPLACGTSNIFCREYNIPLNPLNALKKLDTENLSRLNIGKVNERLFCKVIGFGYDARVVNNLNYYLRRLNSKFAHMVSGVDVLLKDKFKPFHVYIKGNKVNAYTSIISIGKKYAGNYNLVKHVFYNGFTICVINNSKRKAILKNFLSILFKRGVLCDVYLYDSLQVVGIDYCQLDGEYFGLTNNRCEVTLLESNFFLANFSDNN, from the coding sequence ATGCCACTAAAGGCTGAAATAATAATAAACCCATTAAGTGGCAATTATAGAAAAAATAAAATTGATAAATTAATAAAATTAATAAAAACTAAGTTTAATGATACAGCTATATCATATACTAACTACGCTAAGCATGCTGAATTAATTGCTAGGAATTCCAAGGCGGATATTCTTTTTGTTGCTGGCGGTGATGGTTTGCTTAATGAGGTTATTAATGGCATTAATAATAAAGAATGCATTGTTGTGCCGCTTGCATGTGGGACATCTAATATTTTTTGTCGCGAGTATAATATACCATTAAACCCACTTAATGCTTTAAAAAAACTTGATACAGAAAATCTTTCTAGGCTAAATATAGGAAAAGTAAATGAAAGGCTATTCTGCAAGGTCATAGGCTTTGGCTATGATGCTAGGGTAGTTAACAATCTTAATTATTATCTAAGAAGGTTGAATAGTAAATTTGCACATATGGTGTCAGGGGTAGATGTTCTATTAAAAGATAAATTTAAACCCTTTCATGTATATATTAAGGGGAATAAAGTTAATGCCTATACTTCAATTATTTCTATAGGTAAAAAGTATGCAGGCAATTATAACCTTGTAAAACATGTTTTCTATAATGGTTTTACAATATGTGTTATTAATAACTCAAAAAGAAAAGCAATCTTGAAAAATTTTCTTTCTATTTTATTTAAAAGAGGTGTGCTTTGTGATGTATACTTATATGATTCTCTTCAAGTTGTGGGAATAGATTATTGCCAGTTAGATGGAGAATATTTTGGCCTTACTAACAATAGATGTGAGGTAACGCTTTTGGAGTCAAATTTCTTTCTCGCAAACTTTTCAGATAACAATTAA
- a CDS encoding VacJ family lipoprotein yields the protein MRKIVKKLSKISLFMVVFVLFSNNILFAQYDNNSYYSESLLEELDEEYTDEDVIADPLEPFNRAMFYFNDKLYFYLLKPVAQGYSFVVPEPIREHIDKAFYNARTPIRFVNDILQLKFDYAGRELGRFVVNSTVGLLGLFEPADKISFLEEPPPKDTDLTFGSWGIGHGVYIVWPLLGPNTIRSTVGLVGDSFLYPINYIDPWWVPLTINSTEHLNRMSLKIGEYEDLKEQSLDPYTALKQGYIDYREEQLKK from the coding sequence ATGAGAAAAATTGTCAAAAAACTCTCAAAAATATCTCTTTTTATGGTTGTATTTGTATTATTTTCAAACAATATCCTCTTTGCTCAATATGACAACAATAGCTATTATAGCGAATCTCTTTTAGAAGAATTAGACGAAGAATATACTGATGAGGATGTAATTGCCGATCCACTTGAGCCATTTAATAGGGCTATGTTCTACTTTAATGATAAATTATACTTTTACTTATTAAAACCTGTTGCCCAGGGTTATAGTTTTGTTGTTCCAGAGCCTATTAGAGAACATATAGATAAAGCCTTTTATAATGCCAGAACACCCATTAGGTTTGTAAACGATATCCTGCAGCTTAAATTTGACTACGCAGGCAGAGAATTGGGCAGGTTTGTTGTCAACTCAACTGTTGGTTTGCTTGGCTTATTTGAACCTGCCGATAAAATATCTTTTCTAGAAGAACCCCCACCAAAAGATACAGATCTTACATTTGGCAGTTGGGGGATTGGCCATGGTGTTTATATTGTTTGGCCGCTATTAGGGCCTAATACTATAAGGTCAACGGTAGGATTAGTTGGTGATTCTTTTCTATATCCAATTAACTATATTGATCCTTGGTGGGTGCCATTAACTATTAATTCTACTGAACACTTAAATAGAATGTCTTTAAAAATTGGTGAATACGAGGATTTAAAGGAACAATCATTAGATCCTTACACAGCGCTTAAGCAGGGCTACATTGACTACAGGGAAGAACAGCTAAAAAAATAA
- a CDS encoding ABC transporter substrate-binding protein, with protein MRKLCIIFCIILFSYNLIYAGEPKEIISSYSDKVIKLFNSIDTAKPRKEWEEELRTKLIDLAHEVIDFNIMARMALGPNWRKLDMDQQEKFVDLFVDMLENTYFDNIVDNMDEIKDYTSDNIRILEEVKLSDIKAEVKTHIIYDNKKIPVNYRMVKIGNEWKCYDAYIEGIGLVQNYRSQFRDLLNRMTTKELLAYLEEKVRKGEGLKEIEVE; from the coding sequence ATGAGAAAACTATGTATAATTTTTTGTATTATTCTATTTTCATATAACTTAATCTATGCGGGAGAACCAAAAGAAATAATTAGTTCCTATTCTGATAAAGTTATAAAGTTATTTAATAGTATAGATACTGCTAAACCAAGAAAAGAGTGGGAAGAAGAATTGCGAACAAAGCTCATAGATTTAGCCCACGAGGTTATAGATTTTAATATAATGGCAAGAATGGCTTTAGGGCCAAACTGGAGGAAACTAGATATGGATCAACAAGAAAAGTTTGTGGATCTTTTTGTTGATATGCTTGAAAACACCTATTTTGATAATATTGTAGATAATATGGATGAAATAAAAGACTATACTAGTGATAATATAAGAATCTTAGAAGAGGTTAAACTTAGTGATATAAAAGCTGAAGTAAAAACTCATATTATTTACGATAACAAAAAGATTCCCGTTAATTATAGAATGGTTAAGATAGGTAACGAGTGGAAATGCTATGATGCATATATTGAAGGTATAGGTTTGGTTCAGAACTATCGCAGTCAATTTAGAGATTTGTTAAATAGAATGACAACCAAAGAATTGTTAGCCTATTTAGAAGAAAAGGTTAGGAAGGGAGAGGGATTAAAAGAAATAGAGGTGGAATAA
- the mlaD gene encoding outer membrane lipid asymmetry maintenance protein MlaD yields the protein MNNRYKLEVLVGIFVLIGLLAVGYLTLRLGQVKVLGGNYYDIKARFSDVGGLKIGNEVQVSGVVVGRVEDIKLNPNDYSVIITMNILKNIKLSDDTMALIKTNGLIGDRYISLLPGGSPITLQGGDIIVDTQPPVDIEELISKYVFGDVSKNNNKE from the coding sequence GTGAATAATAGGTATAAACTGGAGGTATTAGTTGGCATTTTTGTCTTAATAGGTTTGCTTGCAGTCGGTTATTTAACACTTAGGCTTGGGCAGGTTAAGGTTCTAGGTGGTAATTATTATGATATTAAGGCTAGATTTAGTGATGTAGGTGGTTTAAAAATTGGAAATGAGGTTCAGGTTTCAGGGGTAGTTGTAGGGCGTGTTGAAGATATAAAATTAAATCCCAATGATTATTCAGTGATTATTACAATGAACATTTTAAAAAATATTAAATTATCCGATGATACAATGGCACTTATTAAAACAAATGGATTAATAGGTGACAGGTATATAAGTTTATTACCTGGAGGTAGCCCTATAACCTTACAAGGTGGAGATATTATAGTAGATACGCAACCACCCGTTGATATCGAGGAGTTAATAAGTAAATACGTTTTTGGAGATGTTAGTAAAAATAATAATAAAGAATAG
- a CDS encoding ATP-binding cassette domain-containing protein: protein MSETIIELKQVSKKFDDKVVLDRVNLKVNINEITTIIGKSGVGKSVTLKLIMGLLEPDSGEILFNGKALDKMSKKERKNWRESISFMFQNNALFDSLTVYENIVMPIQEKRRLPEKEIKKRANNVIEALELKDSMFKYPSQLSGGMQKRVALARALIVIPKVVLFDEPTTGLDPMRKNNVLSMISHNQRNFNFTGILVSHDVPDIFYVSNKIAIIEESSFQFIGTPLELVNKPIETTRMFVESLDYLKDDILNILPINSLLEKLLKTTIYEKALSIYIKDINKLEKLSELEVFYIFRDLFDYIRSIIRDTKSRLYKIAKDIYLFYPIKNLEEKTKADVINYNIEPIRKMKECGSDVDINLFSLENIDKKTIKESIIKNIRGIASE from the coding sequence ATGAGTGAAACAATAATTGAACTAAAGCAGGTTTCTAAGAAATTTGATGATAAGGTAGTATTAGATAGGGTAAACTTAAAAGTAAACATAAATGAGATAACAACTATAATTGGTAAATCAGGTGTTGGAAAAAGTGTTACACTTAAACTTATTATGGGGCTATTAGAGCCTGATTCAGGGGAAATACTCTTTAATGGTAAGGCCCTTGATAAAATGTCAAAAAAGGAGCGAAAAAACTGGAGAGAGAGCATTAGTTTTATGTTCCAGAATAATGCCCTTTTTGATTCACTCACAGTATATGAAAATATAGTTATGCCTATTCAAGAAAAAAGGAGATTGCCAGAAAAAGAGATAAAGAAAAGAGCCAACAATGTCATTGAGGCATTGGAGTTAAAAGATTCAATGTTTAAATATCCCTCACAACTATCGGGAGGTATGCAAAAAAGAGTTGCCCTTGCTAGGGCATTAATTGTTATACCTAAGGTTGTTTTATTTGATGAGCCTACTACAGGGCTAGATCCAATGAGAAAAAATAATGTTTTGTCAATGATATCCCATAATCAAAGAAATTTTAATTTTACTGGTATTCTAGTTAGTCATGATGTACCAGATATATTTTATGTATCAAATAAAATTGCAATCATAGAAGAGAGTAGTTTTCAATTTATTGGAACACCTTTAGAGCTTGTTAATAAACCGATAGAAACCACAAGAATGTTTGTAGAGAGTTTAGATTATTTGAAGGATGATATTTTAAATATATTACCCATCAATAGTTTATTAGAAAAGCTCTTAAAGACAACAATTTATGAGAAGGCACTGTCAATTTACATAAAAGATATAAATAAATTAGAAAAATTAAGTGAGCTTGAAGTGTTTTATATTTTTAGAGATTTATTTGATTATATTAGATCGATTATAAGAGATACTAAAAGTAGGTTATATAAAATTGCAAAAGATATTTACTTATTTTATCCTATTAAGAATTTAGAAGAAAAAACTAAAGCTGATGTAATAAACTATAATATAGAGCCTATAAGAAAAATGAAGGAATGTGGTAGTGACGTTGATATTAATTTATTCAGCTTAGAGAATATAGATAAAAAAACAATAAAAGAAAGTATTATAAAAAACATTAGGGGTATTGCTAGTGAATAA
- a CDS encoding ABC transporter permease: MYIITFPFSVLGRASITFVHELGAMFLFSLNGVYNIFIYPFQIKKILQQVYFVGVKSFLVIVLIGLFTGMVMALQGYAVLSKVGTEGLLGAGVALALIKELGPVLGSIMIVGRAGSSMAAEIGIMRITEQIDALFTMDINPIKYIFSPRIVASLIAFPLLIALFDVVGILGGYLTGVILLGVDPGAFVSKMLTWVTMDDVMESFYKAFLFGMLVVVICCYQGFFVHKRKEVFGARGVSFATTSAVVISCVVILAADYVITSFLM, encoded by the coding sequence ATGTATATTATTACATTTCCCTTTTCAGTATTAGGTAGAGCAAGTATAACATTTGTTCATGAATTAGGGGCGATGTTTCTCTTTTCGCTAAATGGTGTATATAATATTTTTATATATCCTTTCCAAATAAAAAAAATACTGCAACAAGTCTATTTTGTAGGAGTAAAATCTTTTCTAGTTATCGTTTTAATTGGCTTGTTTACTGGAATGGTAATGGCATTACAGGGATATGCTGTCTTATCAAAAGTCGGTACTGAAGGTTTGCTCGGAGCGGGCGTTGCCCTTGCTTTGATAAAAGAACTAGGTCCTGTTTTGGGTTCTATTATGATTGTTGGCAGAGCTGGTTCTTCTATGGCTGCAGAGATTGGTATTATGAGAATTACAGAACAGATCGATGCACTCTTTACAATGGATATAAATCCAATTAAATATATATTTAGCCCTCGTATTGTGGCCTCACTTATAGCCTTTCCTCTGCTTATCGCACTATTTGATGTTGTTGGTATTTTGGGAGGTTATCTTACAGGGGTAATATTATTAGGGGTTGATCCTGGTGCATTTGTATCAAAAATGCTCACATGGGTGACTATGGATGATGTGATGGAGAGTTTTTATAAGGCCTTTCTTTTTGGGATGCTCGTTGTTGTAATCTGTTGCTATCAGGGATTTTTTGTTCATAAGAGAAAAGAGGTTTTTGGCGCAAGGGGTGTGAGCTTTGCAACAACATCAGCTGTTGTTATATCATGTGTTGTTATTTTAGCTGCTGACTATGTTATTACTTCGTTTTTGATGTAA
- a CDS encoding MoaD/ThiS family protein encodes MIEIKVYANLRKEFGIDKGFTLKYDNKGKSLTVKELLDKYNVSPDKIAIILINGKNANLQSLTNDGDRVAFFSPVAGG; translated from the coding sequence ATGATTGAGATAAAAGTATATGCAAACCTAAGGAAGGAATTTGGAATAGATAAAGGCTTTACATTAAAATATGATAATAAAGGCAAAAGCTTAACAGTAAAAGAGCTGTTAGATAAGTATAACGTATCCCCTGATAAAATAGCCATTATTTTAATTAATGGCAAAAATGCTAATTTACAATCACTGACTAATGATGGTGATAGAGTTGCTTTTTTTTCACCAGTTGCAGGCGGTTAA